The following are encoded in a window of Kitasatospora sp. NBC_01250 genomic DNA:
- a CDS encoding sensor histidine kinase, which translates to MTDDHLTSPPAAARLRELRELAERTLGPVRRILPGPGAAPPPAPTRRARVFDAVLALALALAGVHYLMNPMSSGLSAWSGSALLVPLAAVPLALRRRYPLAVLWAVLVLTPPIRHDSGDIAYCAGVLCIVAAYSAAAHGPHRTATLASLPVAAGVLVYLFDGAQLPQFPHAVIALLVLVPVFAVAYEIRMWRRRVDEGHRRLSALEAEQVAALQRAVEHERARIARELHDVVTHNVSVMVIQTGAARKIMDTSPERAREALLAVETGGRAAMAELRQVMGLLTMDSDGAADPAAHAELAPQPGLGRLEALVTGVRQAGMPVELTVLGPRRAVPPGVELAAYRVVQEALTNTVKHASGAAAEVVVEYGADRLRVEVCDTGGRPGPSAAGGNGRGLLGLRERLAVYGGTLTSGPRVSGGYRVRALIPLEAL; encoded by the coding sequence GTGACGGATGATCATCTGACGAGCCCACCGGCGGCCGCACGACTGCGCGAACTGCGCGAGCTGGCCGAGCGGACCCTGGGGCCCGTCCGGCGGATCCTGCCGGGCCCGGGCGCCGCACCACCGCCCGCGCCCACCCGGCGCGCCCGGGTCTTCGACGCCGTGCTCGCGCTGGCCCTCGCCCTGGCCGGTGTCCACTACCTGATGAACCCGATGAGCAGCGGCCTCTCCGCCTGGAGCGGCTCGGCCCTGCTGGTGCCGCTCGCCGCCGTGCCGCTGGCGCTGCGCCGCCGCTACCCGCTGGCGGTGCTCTGGGCGGTGCTGGTGCTGACGCCGCCGATCCGGCACGACTCGGGCGACATCGCCTACTGCGCGGGGGTCCTCTGCATCGTCGCCGCCTACAGCGCCGCGGCCCACGGCCCGCACCGCACGGCCACGCTGGCCAGCCTGCCGGTCGCCGCCGGGGTGCTGGTGTACCTGTTCGACGGCGCCCAACTGCCGCAGTTCCCCCACGCGGTGATCGCGCTGCTGGTGCTGGTGCCGGTCTTCGCGGTGGCCTACGAGATCCGGATGTGGCGGCGCCGGGTCGACGAGGGGCACCGGCGGCTGTCCGCCCTGGAGGCCGAGCAGGTGGCGGCGCTGCAGCGCGCGGTGGAGCACGAACGCGCCCGGATCGCCCGCGAGTTGCACGACGTGGTGACGCACAACGTGAGCGTGATGGTGATCCAGACCGGCGCCGCCCGCAAGATCATGGACACCTCCCCCGAGCGGGCCCGCGAGGCGTTGCTCGCGGTGGAGACCGGGGGACGGGCGGCGATGGCCGAACTGCGCCAGGTGATGGGGCTGCTGACGATGGACAGCGACGGCGCCGCCGATCCGGCCGCGCACGCCGAGCTGGCCCCGCAGCCGGGCCTGGGCCGGCTGGAGGCCCTGGTCACCGGGGTGCGGCAGGCCGGGATGCCGGTCGAGCTGACCGTGCTGGGGCCGCGCCGCGCGGTGCCGCCGGGCGTCGAACTCGCCGCCTACCGCGTGGTGCAGGAGGCGCTGACCAACACGGTCAAGCACGCGAGCGGCGCCGCCGCCGAGGTCGTCGTCGAGTACGGCGCGGACCGGCTGCGGGTGGAGGTCTGCGACACCGGCGGACGCCCGGGCCCGTCCGCGGCCGGCGGCAACGGACGCGGACTGCTCGGCCTGCGCGAACGCCTCGCCGTCTACGGCGGTACCCTCACCAGCGGTCCCCGGGTCTCCGGCGGCTACCGCGTGCGCGCACTGATACCCCTGGAGGCGTTGTGA
- a CDS encoding response regulator transcription factor, whose translation MTEPLRVVVADDQALVRTGFRMILESEGIEVVAEAATGVEAVEAVRRTRPDVVLLDIRMPEMDGLEATRRIVGAGAPGGPDGPRVIILTTFDLDQYVYAALSAGASGFLLKDVSPEHLAGAVRMVRGGDALLAPAITRRLVERFARKDPAAAAVHRDLAALTPRELEVMGLLARGLSNAELAAHLTLSEATVKTHVARILAKLNLRDRAQAVVVAYETGLVSVGGGAAAG comes from the coding sequence GTGACCGAGCCGCTGCGCGTGGTCGTCGCGGACGACCAGGCGCTGGTGCGCACCGGGTTCCGGATGATCCTGGAGTCCGAGGGCATCGAGGTGGTGGCCGAGGCGGCCACCGGCGTCGAGGCCGTCGAGGCGGTCCGCCGCACCCGGCCCGACGTGGTCCTGCTGGACATCCGGATGCCGGAGATGGACGGCCTGGAGGCGACGCGGCGGATCGTCGGCGCCGGCGCACCGGGCGGCCCGGACGGTCCCCGAGTGATCATCCTGACCACCTTCGACCTGGACCAGTACGTCTACGCGGCGCTCTCGGCGGGCGCCAGCGGCTTCCTGCTCAAGGACGTCAGCCCCGAGCACCTGGCCGGCGCCGTGCGGATGGTGCGCGGCGGCGACGCGCTGCTCGCCCCCGCCATCACCCGCCGCCTGGTCGAGCGCTTCGCCCGCAAGGACCCGGCGGCCGCGGCGGTCCACCGCGATCTGGCCGCGCTGACCCCGCGCGAGCTGGAGGTGATGGGCCTGCTGGCCCGCGGCCTGAGCAACGCCGAACTCGCCGCCCACCTCACGCTCTCCGAGGCCACCGTGAAGACGCACGTGGCCCGCATCCTGGCCAAGCTCAACCTGCGCGACCGGGCCCAGGCGGTGGTGGTCGCCTACGAGACGGGCCTGGTCAGCGTGGGCGGCGGCGCGGCGGCGGGTTAG
- a CDS encoding ABC transporter ATP-binding protein — protein sequence MTTTPVIELSGVSRCYDQGRAALDEVSLTVRAGESVAILGPSGSGKSTLLNLIAGLDRPSSGTVTVDGVRVDQLGEAASARYRRARIGMVFQFFNLLDDLTVADNVVLPAELAGLARGEARRRAAELLDALGIARHAAARPARLSGGERQRVAVARALMNRPALLLADEPTGALDSAAGEEVKALLNELHADGQTIVTVTHDLTLAQACATRTVTLADGRVAGDVTTADGRGAGDATGAVAR from the coding sequence ATGACCACCACACCGGTGATCGAACTGAGCGGTGTCAGTCGCTGTTACGACCAGGGGCGCGCGGCGCTGGACGAGGTGTCGCTGACCGTGCGGGCCGGGGAGTCGGTGGCGATCCTCGGACCCTCCGGCAGCGGCAAGTCCACGCTGCTCAACCTGATCGCCGGTCTCGACCGGCCCAGTTCGGGCACCGTCACGGTGGACGGCGTGCGGGTGGACCAGCTGGGCGAGGCCGCCTCGGCGCGCTACCGGCGGGCCAGGATCGGCATGGTCTTCCAGTTCTTCAACCTGCTGGACGATCTGACGGTCGCCGACAACGTGGTGCTGCCGGCCGAGTTGGCCGGCCTGGCGCGGGGCGAGGCGCGGCGGCGGGCGGCCGAACTGCTCGACGCGCTCGGCATCGCCCGGCACGCCGCGGCCCGGCCGGCCCGGCTGTCCGGCGGCGAGCGCCAACGGGTCGCCGTGGCGAGGGCGTTGATGAACCGGCCGGCGCTGCTGCTGGCCGACGAGCCGACCGGCGCGCTGGACTCCGCCGCCGGCGAGGAGGTCAAGGCGCTGCTCAACGAGCTGCACGCGGACGGCCAGACGATCGTCACGGTCACCCATGACCTGACCCTGGCGCAGGCCTGCGCGACCCGCACCGTCACGCTCGCCGACGGCCGGGTCGCGGGCGACGTGACCACGGCCGACGGTCGGGGCGCCGGCGACGCCACCGGGGCGGTGGCCCGATGA